A window of Deltaproteobacteria bacterium contains these coding sequences:
- a CDS encoding phosphoribosylglycinamide formyltransferase, protein MPEPLALGVLLSGSGTNLQALIDAIAAGTLDARIAVVVSNVADAGGVARAHRHGLPTVVLRHREAPSREAYDARVAETLREHGVRLVVLAGFMRLVTTVLLRAFPTRVLNIHPALLPAFPGLHAERQALTHGARITGVTVHFVDEETDHGPILAQAAVPILPDDTEETLHARIQRQEHRLYPFAIQLIAAGRVRVEGRRVLVDGGACATDAVLANPMLPAA, encoded by the coding sequence ATGCCTGAGCCGTTGGCGCTCGGCGTGCTGCTCTCCGGGAGCGGCACGAACCTCCAGGCGCTCATCGACGCCATCGCCGCAGGCACGCTCGACGCTCGCATCGCGGTCGTCGTGAGCAACGTGGCCGACGCCGGCGGCGTCGCGCGTGCGCACCGTCACGGGCTCCCGACCGTCGTGCTGCGCCACCGCGAGGCGCCGTCGCGCGAAGCCTACGATGCCCGCGTAGCGGAGACGCTCCGCGAGCACGGCGTCCGCCTCGTCGTACTCGCGGGCTTCATGCGCCTCGTGACGACGGTGTTGCTGCGGGCCTTCCCCACCCGCGTTCTGAACATCCACCCGGCCCTCCTCCCGGCGTTTCCCGGCTTGCACGCGGAACGCCAGGCGCTCACCCACGGCGCTCGCATCACCGGCGTCACCGTGCACTTCGTCGACGAGGAGACCGACCACGGACCGATCCTCGCGCAAGCGGCCGTCCCGATCCTGCCCGACGACACCGAGGAGACGCTCCACGCGCGTATCCAACGCCAGGAGCATCGCCTGTATCCGTTCGCCATCCAGCTGATCGCGGCGGGACGCGTGCGCGTCGAGGGGCGTCGCGTGCTCGTCGACGGCGGCGCCTGCGCCACCGATGCGGTGCTCGCCAACCCGATGCTGCCCGCCGCGTGA
- a CDS encoding flippase-like domain-containing protein produces the protein MIRGARVAHAAIVLAGFGVFAALVQHVGPARLVDDLRRFGWAILAVVAFELVIDACNTAAWRAILPPGSPVGFGRLYWVRQAGVAINQVTPTATVGGEVVKTLLLRPYLRTATTAASLVAARMSYALGQTILVLLGLSAVLSRTGDAPDLRGAIVLTVVATAGGVLSFVWLQRGGIFARLANGLPRLGLAERLVERARAAARALDRQLAAFYRERPGAFVASVSWHALGQIVGLFQLSFTLTMLGMPVSIATCLAIEAFALVLDSAAFLVPGRVGVQEAGRVLVFTTFGLSATTGLAVAVIVRLSQLTVVALGLAAYAVLSMRAPAPDRA, from the coding sequence GTGATCCGCGGCGCGCGCGTCGCCCACGCCGCCATCGTGCTGGCGGGATTCGGCGTGTTCGCGGCGCTCGTACAGCACGTCGGCCCCGCACGCCTCGTGGACGACCTCCGTCGCTTCGGCTGGGCCATCCTCGCAGTCGTGGCGTTCGAACTCGTGATCGACGCCTGCAACACGGCGGCCTGGCGCGCCATCCTGCCGCCGGGGTCGCCCGTCGGCTTCGGACGCCTGTATTGGGTGCGGCAGGCCGGCGTCGCGATCAACCAGGTCACACCGACGGCCACCGTCGGCGGCGAGGTCGTCAAGACCCTCCTCCTGCGGCCGTACCTGCGGACGGCCACGACGGCGGCCTCGCTCGTCGCCGCCCGCATGAGCTACGCGCTCGGCCAGACGATCCTCGTGCTGCTCGGCCTGTCGGCGGTGTTGAGCCGGACCGGCGATGCCCCCGACCTCCGGGGCGCCATCGTCCTGACGGTCGTCGCGACCGCCGGCGGCGTCCTGAGCTTCGTCTGGCTGCAACGCGGCGGCATCTTCGCGCGCCTCGCGAACGGCCTGCCGCGACTCGGCCTCGCCGAGCGCCTCGTCGAGCGCGCGCGCGCCGCCGCGCGCGCACTCGATCGTCAGCTCGCGGCCTTCTACCGGGAGCGACCGGGCGCGTTCGTTGCATCGGTCTCCTGGCACGCGCTCGGGCAGATCGTCGGCCTCTTCCAGCTCTCGTTCACCCTGACGATGCTCGGCATGCCGGTCTCGATCGCCACCTGCCTCGCCATCGAGGCGTTCGCGCTCGTTCTCGATTCGGCGGCGTTCCTCGTTCCGGGGCGCGTCGGAGTGCAGGAAGCCGGCCGCGTGCTGGTGTTCACGACCTTCGGCTTGAGCGCCACGACCGGCCTCGCGGTCGCGGTGATCGTCCGACTCAGTCAGCTGACGGTGGTCGCGCTCGGGCTCGCGGCGTATGCCGTGCTTTCCATGCGCGCGCCGGCACCCGATCGGGCCTGA
- a CDS encoding CDP-alcohol phosphatidyltransferase family protein → MARIVEGRTEAGRRDGAAAAAARDAPAVDVMIFVPSDATWRRAGTPGGLSLLERQLKQLVKLDRARVVLLVRDGDPEPAVSVPGAIVSVRRVPEGVGDLAGAVAATPDRPHVFLALAADRLVDLRVLRALLDRDRTTFVSCDGSRQEPVAWIRAADVARHGAAVAAHAERCLLEEIDPYSAELRGDAAPYVVTVGTTEERRAGWDVLLDHVQKRALDLPGQYFDAPFENFLVRRFAPTSVTPNQITLFTLVLAGVVAALFYGGWLRVGVLLALVVGVLDGVDGKLARLKLQTSKLGELEHVGDFFYENGWYLALASHFGRAGGRADLWYAGWLLVACDLVDNLLYLAAQRATGRMLDELTPFDRRFRAVAGRRNVYVMILVGGFFTGRPAEAFVGVVAWAVATVAVHAFRVAWVFATAPRAARPR, encoded by the coding sequence GTGGCGCGGATCGTGGAGGGGCGGACGGAGGCAGGGCGCCGCGACGGCGCCGCCGCCGCGGCGGCGCGCGACGCGCCGGCCGTGGACGTCATGATCTTCGTGCCGTCGGACGCGACGTGGCGACGTGCCGGAACGCCCGGCGGTCTCTCACTGCTCGAGCGCCAGTTGAAGCAGCTCGTGAAGCTCGATCGCGCCCGCGTCGTGCTGCTGGTACGCGACGGGGATCCGGAGCCCGCGGTGAGTGTGCCGGGCGCGATCGTGAGCGTGCGACGCGTGCCGGAGGGCGTCGGCGATCTCGCCGGTGCGGTCGCGGCGACGCCCGACCGTCCGCACGTCTTCCTCGCCCTCGCGGCCGATCGGCTGGTCGATCTCCGCGTCTTGCGCGCGCTCCTCGACCGCGATCGCACCACGTTCGTGAGCTGCGACGGCTCGCGGCAGGAGCCCGTTGCATGGATCCGGGCGGCCGACGTCGCGCGCCACGGAGCCGCGGTCGCGGCGCACGCGGAGCGTTGCCTCCTCGAAGAGATCGATCCCTACAGCGCGGAGCTTCGTGGTGACGCGGCGCCGTACGTCGTCACCGTGGGGACGACGGAAGAGCGCCGGGCCGGATGGGACGTGCTGCTGGATCATGTGCAGAAGCGCGCACTCGACCTCCCAGGGCAATACTTCGACGCGCCTTTCGAGAACTTCCTCGTCCGACGCTTCGCACCGACGAGCGTGACGCCGAACCAGATCACGCTGTTCACGTTGGTGCTGGCGGGCGTGGTCGCCGCGCTCTTCTACGGTGGCTGGCTGCGCGTCGGCGTACTCCTGGCCCTGGTCGTCGGCGTGCTCGACGGTGTGGACGGCAAGCTTGCGCGTCTGAAGCTCCAGACTTCGAAGCTCGGCGAGCTCGAGCACGTCGGGGACTTCTTCTACGAGAACGGCTGGTACCTCGCGCTGGCGTCGCACTTCGGGCGCGCCGGGGGCCGTGCGGATCTCTGGTATGCGGGCTGGCTGCTCGTGGCCTGCGACCTGGTGGACAACCTCCTGTACCTCGCGGCGCAGCGGGCGACCGGCCGCATGCTCGACGAGCTCACGCCGTTCGATCGTCGGTTCCGCGCCGTTGCCGGTCGGCGCAACGTGTACGTGATGATTTTGGTCGGGGGCTTCTTCACCGGGCGTCCCGCCGAGGCCTTCGTCGGCGTCGTGGCGTGGGCGGTGGCGACCGTCGCGGTGCACGCGTTCCGCGTCGCCTGGGTGTTCGCGACAGCGCCGCGCGCGGCGCGTCCGAGGTGA
- a CDS encoding NTP transferase domain-containing protein, whose product MIAGIIAAGLGERLLARGIRTPKPLVEIAGRPLIARTIDALYAAGASRIACIVNAETDRVREYLHDTPWPVPIDVLQRTTASSAESFLALRPFLSKAPFLLTTVDAICAPSALVALAARGRALSPTASVLGVTATVDDEKPLWAEVDADDRIRSLGDATRARHVTAGVYFLQPLVYSLADEIAPRVFTAFRAVLGALLTHGHPLYGFDVGAAIDVDRPEDIVAAERLLGLNV is encoded by the coding sequence ATGATCGCCGGCATCATCGCGGCGGGGCTCGGCGAGCGGCTGCTGGCGCGCGGCATCCGCACCCCGAAGCCGCTCGTCGAGATCGCCGGCCGCCCGCTGATCGCGCGCACCATCGACGCCCTCTACGCCGCCGGCGCTTCGCGTATCGCGTGCATCGTGAACGCCGAGACCGATCGCGTGCGGGAGTACCTCCACGACACGCCCTGGCCCGTCCCGATCGACGTCCTCCAACGCACGACCGCGAGCTCGGCGGAGAGCTTCCTCGCGCTGCGCCCGTTCCTCTCGAAGGCGCCGTTCCTCCTCACGACGGTCGACGCCATCTGCGCCCCGAGCGCGTTGGTCGCGCTGGCAGCGCGCGGCCGCGCCCTCTCGCCGACCGCGAGCGTCCTCGGCGTGACCGCGACCGTCGACGACGAGAAGCCGCTCTGGGCCGAAGTGGATGCGGACGACCGCATCCGATCGCTCGGCGACGCGACGCGCGCACGTCACGTCACCGCCGGCGTTTACTTCCTCCAACCCCTAGTATATTCGCTCGCGGATGAAATCGCCCCGCGCGTTTTCACCGCGTTTCGCGCCGTGCTCGGGGCGCTTCTCACGCACGGTCACCCGCTCTACGGGTTCGACGTCGGCGCGGCGATCGACGTCGATCGCCCCGAGGACATCGTGGCCGCCGAGCGCCTGCTCGGCCTGAACGTCTGA
- a CDS encoding HAD family hydrolase: protein MARSASAARRAEGLVAILLDYGGTLDGDAQHWFDHFVRLWGEADAAVPLATLKDAFYAADAAITRDPEIRGFGLARMIRTHVDLQLRHHGRRDDVLATRLADAFIADTRAAWDRNRPLLRALARRFRLGVVSNSYGNMPALLAEADLAPFDVVVDSAIEGLAKPDPAIYTLAAVRLGVPAAAVLHVGDSWERDVVPSAIVGMRSAWLARPGAATPRTPANVWRLDSLLDLEALLA, encoded by the coding sequence GTGGCACGCTCCGCGAGCGCAGCGCGACGCGCCGAGGGTCTCGTCGCGATCCTGCTCGACTACGGCGGCACCCTCGACGGCGACGCGCAGCACTGGTTCGATCATTTCGTGCGCCTCTGGGGTGAAGCGGACGCCGCCGTCCCGCTCGCGACCCTGAAGGACGCGTTCTATGCGGCCGACGCCGCCATCACCCGCGACCCGGAGATCCGCGGGTTCGGTCTCGCGCGCATGATCCGCACGCACGTCGACCTCCAGCTCCGGCATCACGGCCGCCGCGACGACGTGCTGGCGACGCGGCTGGCCGATGCCTTCATCGCCGATACGCGCGCCGCCTGGGACCGCAACCGGCCGCTCCTGCGCGCGCTCGCCCGCCGCTTCCGCCTGGGCGTCGTCTCGAACTCCTACGGCAACATGCCCGCGCTCCTCGCCGAGGCCGATCTCGCGCCCTTCGACGTCGTCGTCGACTCCGCGATCGAGGGCCTCGCGAAGCCCGACCCTGCGATCTACACTCTGGCCGCCGTGCGGCTCGGCGTGCCGGCCGCTGCCGTGCTCCACGTCGGCGACTCGTGGGAGCGCGACGTGGTCCCGTCCGCCATCGTCGGCATGCGAAGCGCGTGGCTGGCGCGCCCGGGAGCGGCGACACCGCGCACACCCGCAAACGTCTGGCGCCTCGACTCCCTGCTCGATCTCGAGGCGCTCCTCGCATGA